CTTCACCGCAACAATATTTTTGATCTTTGCCAATCGCTCAAATGTCTCAGGCAAAATATTAACTCCAGTTCGGCCAGGAATATTGTAAATAACTAAAGGAATTTTAACGGCATGAGAAACAGTAGCAAAATGTTGAAAGAGTCCCTCTTGAGTCGGGCGATTATAATAAGGAGCAATCAACAAAGCCGCATCGGCCCCGACTTCCTCGGCATGCTGCGTTAACTCAATGGCCTCTTGGGTTGAATTAGATCCTGTTCCAGCAATGACAGGAATGCGGCGGGAGGCTATCTCAATAACAATCTCAATCACCTTTTTATGCTCTTCATGAGAAAGGGTCGGAGACTCCCCCGTTGTCCCGCAAGGCACCAAAGCCTTGGTCCCATTTTGAATATGAAATTCAACCAATTTTTCCAAAGCCTTCTCGTCTAATTTTCCCTTTTTAAAGGGCGTCACCAGA
The sequence above is a segment of the Chlamydiota bacterium genome. Coding sequences within it:
- a CDS encoding 4-hydroxy-tetrahydrodipicolinate synthase is translated as MFRGSMVALVTPFKKGKLDEKALEKLVEFHIQNGTKALVPCGTTGESPTLSHEEHKKVIEIVIEIASRRIPVIAGTGSNSTQEAIELTQHAEEVGADAALLIAPYYNRPTQEGLFQHFATVSHAVKIPLVIYNIPGRTGVNILPETFERLAKIKNIVAVKESSGNLDQMTHIASLCDISIISGDDSLTLPVLSIGGVGVISVLANILPRKVQDMMDAWDRGQLPLAKDIHLELFPLCKALFLESNPSPVKAAMAMMGMIHEEVRLPLVKMSEENRKILERELKKAKLV